One window from the genome of Bacillus tianshenii encodes:
- a CDS encoding ectoine synthase, whose product MKIVKLDEVQNSDNTIEGGTWTSRRLLLRKDGMGFSLHDTVIKAGTETHIWYQNHLEAVYCIEGKGEVETLKDGKVYPIEAGTVYALDEHDEHLLRGETDMRMVCVFNPPITGREIHDENGVYPLIEDDEEEVSK is encoded by the coding sequence ATGAAAATCGTAAAATTAGACGAGGTACAAAACTCTGACAACACAATCGAAGGCGGCACATGGACCAGCAGACGCCTACTTCTTAGAAAAGACGGCATGGGATTCTCCCTTCATGACACAGTGATTAAAGCAGGTACTGAAACACACATTTGGTATCAAAACCACCTTGAAGCAGTTTACTGCATCGAAGGTAAAGGTGAAGTTGAAACATTGAAAGATGGTAAAGTGTATCCAATTGAAGCAGGTACTGTTTATGCACTAGATGAGCATGATGAGCATCTACTCCGTGGTGAAACTGATATGCGTATGGTATGTGTATTTAACCCACCAATTACTGGAAGAGAAATCCATGATGAAAATGGCGTATACCCATTAATTGAAGATGACGAAGAAGAAGTAAGCAAGTAA
- a CDS encoding LytTR family DNA-binding domain-containing protein, protein MERQSCTLIAKTISNLLPKDAAFAIADERKFLYYQPGQKIDIHLKPGEDLREGTVTYEALKARQQSSRLVEKSIFGVPYYATSYPIIEENHLEGFITIISPPKQRQQFAQSQPFLIGKGEDRWIPIPFNDIYYIESNNGKTLIYSKQGIFQNKFNLTELEARLPIDQFVRCHRAFIIRISSILEIHPNFHSTFTLLVDDKENSKVPVSQRYASTFRRLLGF, encoded by the coding sequence ATGGAAAGACAATCATGCACACTAATTGCCAAGACGATTTCAAATTTACTTCCAAAAGATGCTGCGTTTGCGATTGCAGATGAGCGAAAGTTTCTCTATTATCAACCCGGTCAAAAAATTGATATTCATTTAAAACCAGGTGAGGATTTAAGAGAAGGTACCGTCACTTACGAAGCATTAAAGGCACGTCAGCAATCATCAAGGCTTGTTGAGAAAAGTATTTTCGGAGTCCCTTATTATGCAACAAGCTACCCAATTATTGAAGAAAATCATCTTGAAGGTTTTATTACGATTATTTCACCACCGAAACAAAGACAACAGTTCGCTCAAAGTCAGCCTTTTTTAATCGGAAAAGGTGAAGACCGCTGGATTCCTATTCCATTTAACGATATTTACTACATTGAATCAAATAACGGAAAGACATTGATTTATAGTAAGCAAGGCATTTTTCAAAATAAATTTAATTTAACAGAGCTTGAAGCTCGCCTGCCGATTGATCAATTTGTTCGTTGTCATCGAGCTTTTATTATTCGCATTTCTTCCATCCTAGAGATTCATCCGAATTTTCATTCCACATTTACATTGTTAGTGGACGACAAAGAGAACAGTAAAGTACCTGTCAGTCAACGATATGCCAGCACGTTTAGACGTTTGCTAGGCTTTTAA
- a CDS encoding sporulation protein: MSFFKKMFASIGVGAAEVDTQLEQDILRAGSDITGKVVIRGGSVAQDIDAIYLSLNTTYLREVDDDKVEETGVIGRYQVTNPFTIAPDEVKEIPFSFELPLGTPVSIGRSHVWVQTGLDIKMAVDPSDRDYIRVEPHPYMSAFFEALDELGFKLQEAENEVAPKMLGSRLPFVQEFEFIPYRGEFRGKLDELEVIFLAVSENEFDVWMEVDRRAQGLGGLFSEMLDMDETKLRIRLTADELPNLKGELHRLIKDYS, from the coding sequence ATGTCTTTTTTTAAAAAAATGTTCGCAAGTATAGGAGTCGGAGCAGCAGAGGTAGATACACAGCTTGAGCAGGATATTCTTCGAGCAGGAAGTGATATCACAGGTAAGGTTGTGATTCGCGGGGGCAGTGTCGCACAAGATATTGATGCGATTTATCTGTCACTTAATACCACGTATTTACGGGAAGTGGATGATGATAAAGTAGAAGAGACAGGTGTGATCGGACGTTACCAAGTAACAAATCCGTTTACAATTGCACCAGATGAAGTGAAGGAGATTCCTTTTTCTTTTGAATTGCCATTAGGCACACCTGTTTCCATAGGCCGTTCACATGTATGGGTTCAAACGGGCTTAGATATAAAGATGGCTGTCGACCCAAGCGACCGTGATTATATTCGTGTGGAACCACATCCATACATGTCTGCTTTCTTTGAAGCACTTGATGAGCTTGGGTTCAAATTACAAGAAGCAGAGAATGAAGTTGCCCCTAAGATGCTTGGAAGCCGGCTGCCGTTCGTGCAAGAGTTTGAATTTATTCCGTACCGCGGGGAATTTAGAGGAAAGCTTGATGAACTAGAGGTCATTTTCTTAGCTGTTTCTGAAAATGAATTCGATGTTTGGATGGAAGTTGACCGCCGAGCTCAAGGGCTGGGTGGACTGTTTAGCGAAATGCTTGATATGGATGAAACAAAATTACGTATACGCTTAACAGCAGATGAACTTCCAAATCTAAAAGGTGAGTTACACCGATTAATTAAAGATTATAGTTAA
- a CDS encoding winged helix-turn-helix domain-containing protein, with protein sequence MNSSGFCDECGRISGQLQAMLCPTCYEAERSDYWKIRQYLSKKPYANAIEIASETNISISKITSYIKGDALSFRS encoded by the coding sequence TTGAATTCAAGCGGATTTTGTGATGAATGTGGGCGAATTAGTGGTCAATTACAAGCAATGCTTTGTCCAACTTGTTATGAGGCAGAGCGTTCAGATTATTGGAAAATTCGTCAATATTTGTCGAAAAAACCTTATGCGAATGCGATTGAAATTGCATCTGAGACGAACATCTCGATAAGCAAAATCACCAGCTATATTAAAGGTGATGCGCTGTCTTTCCGTTCATAA
- the ectB gene encoding diaminobutyrate--2-oxoglutarate transaminase, with amino-acid sequence MEFLNQSEGLNIFEKYESEVRSYVRSFPTVFTKAKGCKMWDVDGKEYIDFLAGAGALNYGHNPDGMKEALLDYIKNDGVTHSLDMATTAKEYFLKRFNEVILKPRDLDYKIMFPGPTGTNTVESALKLARKVTGRSNVISFTNGFHGMTIGALSVTGNSFKRQGAGIPLTNTTSMPYDNFMSDDFDTVEYLERYLENNGSGMDKPAAIIFETVQGEGGINASRFEWMKQIEQVCRKHDIMLIIDDVQAGCGRTGTFFSFEPAGIEPDIVCLSKSIGGYGQPFAITLFKPKYDIWKPGEHNGTFRGNNFAFIAAAEAMKYWEDGSFEQGINDRAKIVYDFLEKIVKEYPELKGEHRGRGLMQGIAVGVDGLADEVCAEAFKRGLIMETSGPKSEVFKLFPPLNIEVKDLEKGLSIIEESVKAAVKEPVKA; translated from the coding sequence ATGGAATTTTTGAATCAATCCGAAGGCTTAAATATTTTTGAAAAGTATGAATCAGAAGTACGCTCTTATGTTCGCAGTTTCCCAACTGTTTTTACAAAAGCAAAGGGCTGCAAAATGTGGGACGTAGATGGTAAGGAATATATTGATTTCTTAGCTGGCGCTGGTGCGCTAAACTACGGTCATAATCCAGATGGAATGAAAGAAGCTTTGCTTGATTACATCAAAAACGATGGTGTGACACACAGTCTAGATATGGCAACAACGGCGAAAGAATACTTCTTAAAACGCTTTAACGAAGTTATCTTAAAACCGCGTGATCTTGATTACAAAATTATGTTCCCAGGTCCTACTGGAACAAATACAGTTGAAAGTGCATTAAAACTTGCTCGTAAAGTGACTGGACGTTCAAACGTAATCAGCTTTACAAACGGCTTCCACGGTATGACAATCGGCGCACTTTCAGTAACAGGAAATTCTTTCAAGCGCCAAGGTGCTGGAATTCCGCTAACAAATACTACATCAATGCCTTATGATAACTTCATGAGCGATGATTTCGACACAGTGGAGTATCTCGAGCGTTACCTTGAAAACAATGGGAGCGGCATGGATAAGCCAGCAGCAATAATTTTCGAGACAGTCCAAGGTGAAGGTGGTATTAACGCATCCCGCTTTGAATGGATGAAGCAAATTGAACAAGTTTGCCGTAAGCATGACATCATGTTAATTATTGATGATGTGCAAGCAGGATGTGGACGTACAGGTACATTCTTTAGCTTTGAACCGGCTGGAATTGAGCCTGATATTGTATGCCTATCGAAATCGATCGGCGGATATGGTCAGCCGTTTGCAATTACGCTTTTCAAACCGAAATATGATATTTGGAAGCCAGGCGAGCATAACGGTACATTCCGTGGAAATAACTTTGCTTTCATTGCAGCTGCAGAAGCAATGAAATATTGGGAAGACGGCTCTTTTGAGCAAGGAATTAATGACCGTGCAAAAATCGTTTATGATTTCTTAGAGAAAATTGTAAAGGAATATCCTGAATTAAAAGGTGAGCATCGCGGACGCGGCCTTATGCAAGGAATCGCTGTTGGTGTAGACGGACTTGCAGATGAAGTTTGTGCTGAAGCATTCAAACGCGGCTTAATAATGGAAACTTCTGGACCGAAGAGCGAGGTATTTAAATTATTCCCTCCGCTTAACATAGAAGTGAAAGACCTTGAAAAAGGATTAAGCATCATTGAGGAATCTGTTAAAGCTGCAGTTAAAGAACCTGTAAAGGCCTAA
- a CDS encoding DUF3891 family protein, with translation MIVLDLEERVRLVTQYDHSIISGELAKHVKDDYFHGLERKEEVVIAITEHDRAWIPLDEAPLLNQENMKPVSFQHYPLEPKVEAYIQGIDEVEAKSLYAAFLCSMHYASFFAGMEEDERVRPFLNHEANRRKRLAEKEQITEEDEAVLFHFKLLQFFDNVSLYICLNPPNCAKEKEISWFRNGFAQTFSWNNKETIKPAFINETTVGLSFSPFVHAPVVDLPYKMIDKSAIEKIGLQKAYHDAKQEVISFTYQSIR, from the coding sequence ATGATTGTACTTGATTTAGAGGAACGGGTCAGGCTTGTCACACAATATGATCATTCAATTATTTCAGGAGAGCTTGCAAAGCATGTAAAAGATGACTACTTTCATGGACTGGAGCGGAAAGAAGAAGTAGTAATTGCCATTACAGAGCATGACAGAGCATGGATTCCACTAGATGAAGCTCCTTTATTGAATCAGGAGAATATGAAACCAGTTTCCTTTCAGCACTATCCACTCGAGCCCAAAGTCGAAGCGTACATACAAGGGATTGATGAGGTTGAAGCGAAAAGTCTTTATGCGGCTTTTTTATGCAGTATGCACTATGCTTCATTTTTCGCGGGTATGGAAGAGGATGAACGCGTAAGGCCTTTTTTAAATCATGAAGCGAACAGAAGAAAAAGGCTTGCAGAGAAAGAACAAATCACTGAAGAAGATGAAGCAGTACTTTTTCATTTTAAATTACTTCAATTTTTTGATAATGTTTCCCTCTATATTTGTCTTAACCCACCAAATTGCGCAAAGGAAAAAGAAATCAGTTGGTTTCGAAACGGATTTGCACAAACATTTTCGTGGAATAATAAAGAAACAATTAAGCCAGCCTTTATAAACGAGACAACAGTCGGGCTGTCATTTTCACCATTTGTTCATGCGCCTGTTGTAGATTTGCCATATAAAATGATAGATAAAAGTGCAATTGAAAAAATCGGGCTACAGAAAGCCTATCATGATGCAAAACAAGAAGTGATATCGTTTACATATCAAAGTATTCGTTGA
- a CDS encoding SDR family oxidoreductase — translation MNIFSNQALMNQHILITGATGGIGKATAIAAAQAGSSVTVTGRNKAKLADLAQQLNKTFPNITVTPLSADLTNKQERDSLVEDAVKHNGLITGLVNSAGIAGGTVLERLTEEDIRRIMELNYTATILLTQRVYEEMKKTEKGAIVNVSSLSGLRGTYGNSAYAASKFALIGFTQSFALEAIRSNIRVNAVCPGFVETEMGIAAIKRKAEREGRSFEEQWEKVHETMPSGRITKPEEVANTIIYLLSEAAENIVGESVKLSGGSVMR, via the coding sequence GTGAATATTTTCAGTAATCAGGCTTTAATGAATCAACATATTCTAATCACCGGAGCAACAGGCGGAATTGGGAAAGCAACTGCCATTGCTGCGGCTCAAGCAGGTTCATCTGTCACAGTTACAGGAAGAAATAAAGCGAAATTAGCTGATTTAGCACAACAGTTAAATAAGACATTTCCAAATATCACTGTCACACCTTTATCAGCTGACTTAACAAATAAACAAGAACGGGATTCCCTTGTGGAAGACGCTGTAAAACATAACGGCCTTATTACAGGTCTTGTGAATTCTGCTGGCATAGCAGGAGGGACAGTATTAGAAAGGCTTACGGAAGAAGACATCCGACGTATTATGGAGCTGAACTATACAGCAACTATTTTATTAACACAGCGTGTATATGAAGAAATGAAGAAAACAGAAAAAGGTGCAATTGTAAATGTTTCGTCGTTATCTGGATTGCGCGGAACGTATGGCAATTCAGCTTATGCTGCTTCAAAATTTGCGTTAATAGGTTTTACACAATCATTTGCTCTTGAAGCAATTCGGAGCAATATTCGTGTGAATGCTGTCTGCCCAGGATTTGTCGAAACTGAAATGGGCATTGCAGCTATTAAGCGAAAAGCAGAGCGAGAAGGACGCAGCTTTGAAGAACAATGGGAAAAGGTTCATGAAACGATGCCTTCTGGCAGAATAACAAAGCCAGAGGAGGTTGCGAACACGATTATCTACTTATTGTCAGAAGCAGCTGAAAATATTGTTGGAGAATCTGTTAAGCTCTCAGGCGGAAGTGTTATGAGATAA
- a CDS encoding spermine/spermidine synthase: protein MGKGIKLEVLERCSTERGELQLQKRGPHFEIISNGLFLTATYNEKSHCSFIHDALLQVKHPKRVLIGGLGVGFLAAEVLKNEQINEVIVVEKEQEIINWNRTYFADLNENALNNRKLHVVQADLTTYLQGSAEQFDMICLNVEKGPDWLIFENSRSLYGDNGMQVVKSRLSQGGCVTYTSGAHSKFLHAKLQKHFSSVKDHSIKHSFRQHNIVYFAKHEPFTNSLNV, encoded by the coding sequence GTGGGAAAAGGAATTAAGCTGGAGGTTCTCGAGCGGTGTTCCACGGAAAGAGGCGAACTGCAACTTCAAAAGCGTGGCCCTCACTTTGAAATTATTTCAAATGGGTTGTTTTTGACAGCAACGTATAATGAAAAATCTCATTGTTCGTTTATACATGATGCGTTATTACAAGTTAAGCATCCAAAGCGTGTTTTGATTGGCGGCTTAGGTGTTGGTTTCTTAGCTGCTGAAGTATTAAAAAATGAACAGATTAACGAAGTAATCGTTGTTGAAAAAGAACAAGAAATTATTAATTGGAATCGTACATATTTTGCTGATTTAAATGAAAACGCTTTAAACAACCGCAAATTGCATGTCGTACAAGCTGATTTAACGACGTACCTGCAAGGTTCTGCAGAACAGTTTGATATGATTTGTTTAAATGTAGAAAAAGGCCCTGATTGGCTTATCTTTGAAAACAGCCGCAGTTTATATGGAGATAATGGTATGCAGGTTGTTAAGTCTCGACTATCGCAAGGTGGATGTGTAACTTATACAAGTGGAGCACATTCAAAGTTTTTACATGCCAAGCTTCAGAAGCATTTTTCTTCAGTTAAAGACCACAGTATAAAACATTCTTTCCGCCAGCATAATATCGTTTATTTTGCGAAGCATGAACCGTTTACAAATTCATTAAATGTTTAG
- a CDS encoding alpha/beta hydrolase yields the protein MTFKKVVEDIRTNGVEYHTLKAYRDFYGLDFEVEHEAEYINSGNEKLFLQRFQPSNAKRAVLLVHGYLDHSGQLREMIAFLLQHEVEVYTFDLVGHGLSSGEAAHIESFIDYITHLQHVISTIDKPLDIIAHSTGGAAVVDLLLSQPVDTINKVVLLAPLVRSYRWHASMLGKRAIAVAANQIKRTFKRNSHHESYLTFVKKDPLQATYIPFTWLDALEQWQERFETLPQSSKCITILQGTGDTTVDWRYNMNALKKKFPNADILLIDKALHQLWNEKPLYRTQIFTHIARTFELT from the coding sequence ATGACATTCAAAAAAGTGGTTGAAGACATTCGTACAAATGGTGTAGAGTACCATACGCTTAAAGCATATCGAGACTTTTACGGATTGGACTTTGAAGTGGAGCATGAAGCAGAGTATATCAATAGTGGCAATGAAAAGCTTTTCCTGCAACGCTTTCAACCCTCTAATGCAAAGAGGGCCGTACTGCTTGTTCATGGTTATCTTGATCACTCAGGGCAATTAAGAGAAATGATCGCATTTCTACTGCAACATGAAGTAGAGGTTTACACATTTGATCTTGTCGGCCATGGGTTATCATCTGGTGAAGCGGCTCATATTGAATCCTTTATAGATTATATTACACATTTACAACACGTCATTTCTACGATCGATAAACCGCTTGATATTATCGCTCATAGCACTGGGGGAGCGGCGGTTGTCGATTTGTTATTGTCACAGCCAGTAGATACGATCAATAAAGTTGTACTCTTGGCTCCGCTTGTTCGTTCATATCGCTGGCACGCCTCTATGCTTGGCAAGCGAGCAATTGCTGTAGCTGCAAATCAAATCAAGCGCACCTTTAAAAGAAATTCTCATCATGAATCGTATTTAACCTTTGTAAAAAAAGATCCACTTCAAGCGACATATATACCGTTTACATGGCTTGATGCCCTAGAACAATGGCAAGAAAGGTTTGAAACGCTGCCTCAAAGTTCAAAATGCATTACTATCCTACAAGGAACGGGTGATACTACTGTGGATTGGCGTTATAATATGAACGCTTTAAAGAAAAAGTTCCCAAACGCAGACATCCTCTTAATTGACAAAGCATTGCATCAATTATGGAATGAAAAACCGTTATATCGAACACAAATTTTCACCCACATTGCGCGCACATTTGAACTTACATAA
- a CDS encoding ATP-binding protein: MFHKIRKQLTFLYLIVMGVLFAFFCVIVYIGLQGLLRFDQEESLRKLANHELADHREELLEWYYHKEDEEEEVDYVPGARTFYYIVAKDGTLIEGDEILPEVREKLLEVVNGWSPSDIDIQYETITYQDEKLQFLLTAQSVFENGEFIGTIYTGANITPQLKLVNQLLLLLIVVGLVFLLIAAFIANYMAGKAMVPIQKAFDKQKQFTADASHELRTPLSIVKSSLEVLAAEEKNKFEPFSKEVFDDCYDEVNRMQKLVEDLLFLARTDSPSSVLHKEKIDVVDMLQRLIKNLQPIAEQKSVLLEYDSSQSVHITADKERLHQALLIFIDNAMKYNVEGGSVNITTFTTDQHAMIRIKDTGKGIPAEELPYVFDRFYRVDKARTRENGGNGIGLSIAKWIIEAHKGTIEVQSVEGSGATFSVKIPL; the protein is encoded by the coding sequence ATGTTTCACAAAATTCGTAAACAATTAACATTCTTATATTTAATTGTAATGGGAGTGCTTTTCGCGTTTTTTTGTGTCATTGTCTATATTGGCTTACAAGGTCTGCTCCGGTTTGACCAAGAGGAAAGCTTACGTAAGCTTGCTAATCATGAATTGGCAGACCATCGTGAAGAGCTGTTGGAATGGTATTACCATAAGGAAGACGAGGAGGAAGAGGTCGATTACGTGCCAGGCGCCCGTACATTTTACTATATCGTTGCCAAAGATGGAACGCTTATAGAAGGAGATGAGATATTACCTGAAGTTCGGGAAAAGCTTCTTGAAGTTGTGAATGGTTGGAGCCCGTCTGACATAGACATTCAATATGAAACCATCACATATCAAGATGAGAAACTTCAATTCTTATTAACAGCTCAGTCTGTTTTTGAAAATGGGGAGTTTATTGGGACAATCTATACGGGTGCAAATATAACCCCTCAATTAAAGCTTGTAAATCAGTTATTGCTTTTGCTAATTGTTGTCGGGTTAGTGTTTCTGCTTATAGCAGCGTTTATTGCTAATTATATGGCTGGTAAAGCAATGGTTCCGATTCAAAAAGCATTCGATAAGCAAAAACAATTTACAGCTGACGCCTCTCACGAACTGCGCACCCCCTTAAGCATTGTGAAATCTTCTCTTGAAGTATTGGCAGCAGAAGAAAAAAACAAGTTTGAGCCATTTTCAAAGGAAGTATTTGATGATTGTTATGACGAGGTTAATCGTATGCAAAAGCTTGTCGAAGATTTACTGTTCCTCGCCCGGACTGACTCACCATCATCTGTTTTGCATAAAGAAAAAATAGATGTTGTCGATATGCTACAGCGCTTGATTAAGAATCTGCAGCCTATTGCAGAACAAAAAAGTGTTTTGCTCGAATATGATAGCTCACAGTCAGTCCATATAACAGCTGACAAAGAAAGACTTCACCAAGCTCTGCTTATCTTTATTGACAATGCAATGAAATACAATGTAGAAGGTGGTTCAGTAAACATCACAACTTTCACAACCGATCAACATGCTATGATTCGCATAAAAGATACCGGCAAAGGCATTCCAGCAGAAGAACTTCCGTATGTATTTGACCGCTTCTATCGAGTAGATAAAGCTCGTACACGTGAGAATGGCGGGAATGGGATTGGTTTGTCAATTGCGAAGTGGATAATTGAAGCACACAAAGGGACCATTGAGGTGCAAAGTGTCGAAGGCTCGGGTGCAACATTTAGTGTAAAAATACCTCTGTAG
- the ectA gene encoding diaminobutyrate acetyltransferase — translation MNRKQAVLERTQQTDFTFEKPSVDDGAKMWQLVVDSGVLDENSPYSYLMMCKFYQDTCIVAKKDDEIAGFVTAFKPPEKDDAVFVWQIGVSQKFRGNGLGTKILKALLNSEACKDVSYLEATVSPSNIPSESLFRGMADKFETDCEVTGCFKEDDFPGDEHESERLFRIGPIKK, via the coding sequence ATGAATAGAAAGCAGGCTGTATTAGAACGTACACAACAAACTGACTTCACATTTGAAAAACCTTCTGTAGATGATGGTGCAAAAATGTGGCAGCTTGTCGTCGATTCAGGTGTTTTAGATGAAAACTCTCCATACAGTTACTTGATGATGTGCAAATTTTATCAAGATACATGTATTGTAGCGAAAAAAGATGATGAAATAGCAGGATTTGTAACAGCATTCAAACCGCCTGAAAAAGATGATGCTGTTTTTGTATGGCAGATTGGTGTTTCCCAAAAGTTCCGAGGCAACGGATTAGGAACAAAAATTTTAAAAGCACTTCTAAATAGTGAAGCGTGTAAAGATGTAAGCTATTTGGAAGCTACTGTTTCACCTTCAAACATACCTTCCGAATCGTTATTCCGAGGCATGGCTGATAAGTTTGAAACAGATTGCGAAGTGACAGGATGTTTCAAAGAAGATGATTTCCCTGGTGATGAGCATGAATCTGAGCGGTTATTCCGCATTGGACCTATTAAGAAATAA
- a CDS encoding response regulator transcription factor, with amino-acid sequence MHLLVAEDDQRLAKLIVHMLKKENHSVDWVANGEDALFYIQSSGYDLVILDWMMPGLSGIQVCQKLRKENFTKPILLLTAKDAVEDRVYGLDAGADDYLVKPFEFEELFARIRALSRRGTQTIQEESIQCGQLSLNLTTKEVWKDGVFVQLTPKEYQLFELFMRHKNQVLPREVLIDRIWGFDAIVTNNSLDALVRLLRKKIEDADERCIQNIRGIGYKLVTPYVSQNS; translated from the coding sequence TTGCACCTATTGGTAGCAGAAGATGACCAACGTTTAGCGAAGTTAATTGTTCATATGTTGAAAAAAGAAAACCATTCCGTTGACTGGGTAGCAAATGGAGAAGACGCACTCTTTTATATTCAATCATCAGGATATGATCTCGTTATTCTTGATTGGATGATGCCGGGTTTAAGTGGTATCCAAGTTTGTCAAAAATTAAGAAAAGAAAACTTTACAAAACCAATCTTATTATTAACCGCAAAGGATGCTGTCGAAGATCGTGTATATGGACTTGATGCAGGAGCAGATGATTATCTCGTAAAACCATTTGAGTTTGAGGAACTCTTTGCAAGAATTCGAGCGCTTTCTCGTCGCGGGACACAAACGATCCAAGAAGAAAGCATTCAATGTGGCCAGCTTTCACTTAACCTTACAACGAAAGAAGTTTGGAAGGATGGGGTTTTTGTACAATTAACTCCGAAAGAATATCAGCTGTTTGAACTGTTCATGCGGCATAAGAATCAAGTGCTGCCGCGTGAAGTGCTTATTGATCGCATTTGGGGGTTTGACGCGATAGTAACAAACAATTCACTTGATGCACTTGTCCGTCTGCTGCGAAAGAAAATCGAGGATGCCGATGAACGTTGTATACAAAATATACGGGGAATTGGTTATAAATTGGTGACGCCATATGTTTCACAAAATTCGTAA
- a CDS encoding fructosamine kinase family protein, with the protein MKVDFINGAAQLGDKSEIEVIHPVSGGDINESFYVRTKEQEYFVKLNKEVEKEFFTVEARGLQLIADTNTINVPNVYGVVKTNSPMLWLEWINGAPNKSTDVKLGERLAKMHLQTKSHFGYDDFTYIGKLRQENGWYNNWCTYYREQRLATQVRLGVEQGLIRGQRHEQLHKLLDRLEKWIPECPKGSLLHGDLWSGNWLAGAKGEPYLIDPSVLYGDHEFELAFTELFGGYSREFYESYQRVFPLSKEYKERKELYQLYYLLVHLNMFGESYGPSIDRILKKYVG; encoded by the coding sequence ATGAAAGTGGACTTTATTAACGGAGCGGCACAACTTGGAGATAAAAGTGAAATTGAAGTTATTCATCCTGTTTCAGGTGGAGATATTAATGAGAGTTTTTATGTTCGAACAAAAGAACAGGAATATTTCGTTAAATTAAATAAAGAAGTGGAGAAGGAATTTTTTACAGTAGAAGCTCGTGGACTGCAATTAATAGCAGATACGAATACAATTAACGTGCCAAATGTGTATGGAGTTGTCAAAACAAATAGTCCGATGCTTTGGTTAGAATGGATTAATGGGGCACCAAATAAAAGCACGGATGTTAAGCTTGGAGAAAGACTAGCAAAGATGCACCTTCAGACAAAAAGTCATTTTGGTTATGATGATTTCACGTATATTGGAAAGTTACGCCAAGAGAATGGTTGGTATAATAATTGGTGTACCTATTATCGTGAACAACGCTTAGCCACTCAAGTGCGGCTTGGGGTTGAGCAGGGACTAATCCGTGGGCAGAGGCATGAACAACTTCATAAGCTTCTTGACCGTCTAGAAAAATGGATACCTGAATGTCCAAAAGGGAGTTTACTTCATGGGGATTTATGGAGTGGTAATTGGCTTGCTGGTGCTAAAGGGGAGCCGTATTTAATTGATCCTTCTGTATTATATGGTGACCATGAATTTGAACTTGCTTTTACGGAATTATTTGGCGGATACTCCAGGGAATTCTATGAGTCCTATCAGCGTGTTTTTCCGCTTTCAAAAGAATATAAAGAGCGAAAAGAGCTTTATCAACTTTATTATTTACTTGTACATTTGAATATGTTTGGTGAATCATATGGTCCCTCAATTGATCGAATTTTGAAGAAATATGTTGGATAA
- a CDS encoding GNAT family N-acetyltransferase: MLTGFKETLDEIIEILDEHELKAKVTEEEGRFFLKINELMCDPGFGCANVVLDIFFDEDEHVLFIGLLRFPRNRRKEGIGSVIVEKIKEYAVQHHFYIYLDAWNDSQPFWMRHGFTHVYFDHNYFEIMGWSADGEDVKLEWKEFKKTKVFKTYLSCHE; encoded by the coding sequence ATGTTAACAGGTTTTAAGGAAACCCTTGATGAAATTATTGAAATTTTAGATGAACACGAACTTAAGGCAAAGGTAACAGAGGAAGAAGGACGTTTTTTCTTAAAAATTAATGAGTTAATGTGCGACCCAGGCTTTGGTTGTGCAAATGTCGTTTTAGATATTTTCTTTGATGAAGATGAACATGTGTTGTTTATAGGCTTGCTCAGATTCCCAAGAAACCGAAGAAAAGAAGGTATTGGTTCTGTCATTGTAGAGAAAATTAAAGAGTATGCTGTGCAGCATCATTTTTATATTTATTTAGATGCATGGAATGATTCACAACCATTTTGGATGAGACATGGGTTTACTCACGTTTACTTCGATCACAACTATTTTGAAATAATGGGCTGGTCAGCAGATGGGGAAGACGTGAAGTTGGAGTGGAAAGAGTTTAAGAAGACAAAAGTATTTAAAACGTATTTAAGCTGTCATGAATAA